Proteins encoded by one window of Superficieibacter sp. HKU1:
- the rpe gene encoding ribulose-phosphate 3-epimerase has protein sequence MSQYLIAPSILSADFARLGEDTEKALAAGADVVHFDVMDNHYVPNLTIGPMVLKSLRDYGITAPIDVHLMVKPVDRLVPDFAAAGASIITFHPEASEHVDRTLQLIKEHGCKAGLVFNPATSLSYLDYVMDKLDVILLMSVNPGFGGQSFIPHTLDKLREVRRRIDASGFDIRLEVDGGVKVNNIAEIAAAGADMFVAGSAIFDKPDYKQVIDEMRRELAKVSHG, from the coding sequence ATGAGCCAGTACTTAATTGCCCCTTCGATTCTGTCAGCGGATTTTGCCCGCCTGGGTGAGGACACGGAAAAAGCGCTGGCGGCAGGTGCGGATGTTGTTCATTTCGATGTGATGGATAACCACTACGTACCTAACCTGACTATCGGGCCGATGGTACTGAAGTCATTACGCGACTACGGTATTACCGCGCCAATTGACGTTCATCTGATGGTCAAACCGGTCGATCGCCTGGTTCCCGATTTCGCAGCGGCCGGTGCCAGCATTATTACCTTCCACCCCGAAGCATCCGAGCATGTGGATCGCACCCTGCAACTGATCAAAGAGCACGGCTGTAAGGCAGGCCTGGTGTTTAACCCGGCAACCTCCCTAAGCTATCTCGATTACGTCATGGATAAGCTGGATGTGATCCTGCTGATGTCGGTTAACCCAGGCTTCGGCGGTCAATCGTTCATTCCGCACACGCTGGATAAGCTACGTGAAGTGCGCCGCCGTATTGATGCTTCCGGCTTCGACATCCGCCTTGAAGTGGACGGCGGGGTGAAGGTTAACAATATCGCCGAGATCGCGGCGGCGGGCGCGGATATGTTCGTGGCCGGTTCTGCCATTTTTGACAAGCCGGATTACAAGCAGGTTATTGATGAAATGCGCCGCGAACTGGCGAAGGTAAGTCATGGATAA
- the dam gene encoding adenine-specific DNA-methyltransferase, with the protein MKKNRAFLKWAGGKFSLLDDIKKHLPQGECLIEPFVGAGSVFLNTDFSRYILADINSDLISLYNIVKSQTEEYVAASREMFTPATNVAERYYQLRDEFNQSQEPFRRAVLFLYLNRHGYNGLCRYNLRGEFNVPFGRYKKPYFPEAELYHFAEKAQNAFFFCETYADSMARANNGSVVYCDPPYAPLSTTANFTAYHTNSFSLEQQAHLAQLAEGLVSNQIPVLISNHDTALTREWYKLAARTNVIKVRRSISSNGGTRKKVNELLALYHPELVLPDIK; encoded by the coding sequence ATGAAAAAGAATCGCGCTTTTCTGAAATGGGCAGGGGGGAAGTTCTCCCTGCTCGACGATATCAAAAAGCATTTGCCGCAGGGTGAATGCCTGATTGAACCCTTCGTGGGTGCAGGGTCGGTGTTTTTAAACACCGACTTTTCTCGTTATATCCTCGCGGATATCAACAGCGACCTGATAAGCCTGTACAACATCGTTAAATCGCAAACCGAAGAGTATGTGGCGGCGTCGCGCGAGATGTTCACGCCTGCTACCAACGTGGCAGAGCGGTATTACCAGCTACGGGATGAATTTAATCAGAGTCAGGAGCCTTTTCGTCGGGCGGTACTGTTTTTGTATCTGAACCGTCACGGCTATAACGGTCTGTGCCGCTATAACCTGCGCGGCGAATTTAATGTTCCTTTTGGCCGCTATAAAAAGCCTTACTTTCCGGAAGCAGAGCTTTATCACTTTGCCGAGAAGGCGCAAAACGCCTTTTTCTTCTGTGAAACCTATGCAGACAGCATGGCGCGTGCCAACAATGGCTCGGTAGTGTATTGCGATCCGCCGTATGCGCCGCTTTCCACCACGGCAAATTTTACCGCTTACCATACCAACAGTTTTAGTCTGGAACAGCAGGCCCATCTGGCACAGCTGGCAGAAGGGCTGGTCAGTAATCAGATCCCGGTGCTGATCTCTAACCACGATACGGCGTTAACGCGTGAATGGTATAAATTAGCGGCCAGAACCAATGTTATTAAAGTACGCCGTAGTATTAGCAGCAACGGCGGAACACGTAAGAAGGTGAACGAACTGCTGGCTCTGTATCATCCAGAGCTCGTTTTACCTGACATCAAATAA
- the gph gene encoding phosphoglycolate phosphatase → MDKLKTIEGIAFDLDGTLVDSAPGLTSAVDSALYALELPQAGEARVVTWIGNGADVLMERALTWARQERAIQRAASGKPPVEDGDIPQEEQGRILRKLFDRYYAQFAEEGSFLFPDVADTLGALHAKGLPLALVTNKPTPFVAPLLDALDIAKYFTVVIGGDDVQNKKPHPEPLLLVASRLGIAPQALLFVGDSRNDIQAAAAAGCCSVGLTYGYNYGEAITLSNPDYIFDRFNELLPALGLLHSENQELKND, encoded by the coding sequence ATGGATAAGCTCAAAACCATTGAGGGTATCGCCTTCGATCTTGATGGTACGCTGGTCGACAGCGCGCCGGGTCTGACCTCTGCCGTTGATAGCGCCCTGTATGCGCTGGAACTGCCACAGGCCGGTGAAGCACGCGTGGTGACGTGGATCGGCAACGGCGCGGACGTGCTGATGGAGCGAGCGTTGACCTGGGCTCGTCAGGAGCGCGCCATCCAGCGTGCTGCCTCGGGCAAGCCCCCTGTTGAGGACGGTGACATTCCACAGGAAGAGCAGGGGCGTATTCTGCGCAAGTTGTTCGATCGCTATTACGCGCAGTTTGCCGAAGAGGGCAGTTTTCTGTTTCCCGACGTCGCCGACACGTTAGGCGCGCTGCATGCAAAAGGATTGCCGCTGGCGCTGGTAACCAATAAGCCGACGCCATTTGTTGCGCCGTTGCTGGACGCGCTGGATATCGCCAAATATTTTACCGTGGTGATTGGCGGTGATGATGTACAGAATAAAAAACCGCATCCGGAACCTCTGCTGCTGGTCGCCAGTCGGCTGGGGATCGCGCCGCAAGCCCTGCTTTTTGTCGGCGATTCGCGCAATGATATTCAGGCCGCCGCTGCGGCGGGCTGCTGCTCCGTAGGATTAACCTACGGCTATAACTATGGCGAAGCGATTACGTTAAGTAATCCAGACTATATTTTCGATCGCTTCAATGAACTTCTGCCCGCACTCGGGCTTTTGCACAGTGAAAACCAGGAATTAAAAAATGACTAA